ACCGCGCAGGCGCTGCAGGTCGTCGAGGCTCGGCCCGATGAAAATCTGCTGCTTGTGAGGGGATCGGTGCCGGGAGCGGAGAACGGGATTGTGATCATTCGAAAGTCGAAGAAAGGCTAAGCCGTGCCGTCCGTCGATGTGGTTGACCTCAATAAGCGCAAAGTGGGTACGGTGGAATTGCCGGCCGCCGTCTTCGGCCAAACTGCCAACAAAGTCTTGGTGCATGAGGCGGTGGTGATGCAGCGGGCCGGCGAGCGGCAAGGCACCGCCTCCACGCTTCGGCGCGGAGAGGTGAGCGGGTCGGGAAAGAAGCCGTGGAAGCAAAAACATACGGGGCGGGCGCGAGCCGGGTCGGTGCGCTCTCCGGTATGGCGCCACGGCGGCAGCGTGTTCGGACCTAAGCCGCGTTCGTATGGGTACGGCATTCCCAAGCAAAAATACCATCGCGCGCTGCAGATGGCGTTGTCCTCAAAGGTAGCGGCCGGCGACCTGGTGGTGGTGGACGACCTCACCATGGCGGCTCCTAAAACTCGTCAATTGGAGAAGGTCCTGGCGCAACTGGGGGTGAAGAAAACAAGCCTGCTGGTGGTCGGCGAAGGGGCGGGGGATGTGGTCAAGGCGGCCCGCAATCTTCCCGGCGTGAAGGTGGTTTCGCCTGAACGGCTGAGCGTCTACGATGTGTTGCGGTACGACTCGCTCGTGATTGCGCAGCCGATTCTGAGCCGAATTCAGGAGGCCTGGGCATGAGTGAGAAGTTGCATCAAGTGCTCATCCGTCCTCTGATCACAGAAAAGGTGACCAGCCTCCGGGAGTCCGGCAATACCGTGGCGTTCGTTGTGAGCTCACGGGCCAACCGTGTGGAAGTCCGGCGGGCGGTCGAGTCGTTGCTCAAGGTCAAGGTCGAGCGGGTCAATATTCTGAATGTGATGGGAAAAACCAAGCGATTGGGGCGTTTTGTCGGAAAAAAGCAGGACTGGAAAAAGGCCCTGGTGACGTTGAAAGCCGGCGAAAAGCTCGAATTGTACGAAAGCGTCTGATCACGCATTGCGAATAGGTTGACGATGGCGTTGCGAATCTATCAGCCAACTTCCCCCGGTCGTCGCGGCATGACGGCGCTGACCGGCGAGGAATTATCGAAAAAGCGTCCTGAAAAGGCGTTAACGGTGTTTCTCCACCGGACGGGGGGGCGAAATTCCGACGGGCATCAAACCCTCCGATTCCGTGGGGCTGGACACAAGCGCCTGTATCGCCAGATCGACTTTAAGCGGAACAAGCTTGCGATTCCGGCCAAAGTTGTGGCCATTGAATACGATCCGAACCGGTCGGCGCGCATCGCCCTCCTGCATTACCGCGACGGCGAGAAGCGCTATATCCTGGCCCCCGACGGCCTCGCGGTGGGCCGCACCGTCGAGTCAGGGCCCGAGGTGGAAGTGCGAGTGGGGAATGCGTTGCCGTTGGCCAATATGCCGTTGGGCACGACCGTGCACAATATTGAGCTCAGGCCGGGCAAGGGAGGGCAGTTGATCCGGAGCGCCGGCAGCTTTGCGCAGGTCATGGGGCGCGACGGCGGCTATGTGCAGATCCGACTCAAGTCTGGTGAGATGCGGAAGGTGCTGGGGGCCTGTATGGCCACCGTCGGGCAGGTCGGCAATTTGGACCACGAAAATATCGCCGTCGGGAAGGCGGGCCGGTCCCGTTGGCTGGGACGACGCCCGCATGTGCGAGGGGTGGTAATGAACCCCGTGGACCATCCCCACGGCGGCGGCGAAGGAAAATCCGGCCAGGGGAATCCGCATCCGGTCTCGCCTTGGGGGCTTCCCACCAAGGGATACAAGACCAGGAATAATAAATCGACCGAGAAATTCATCATCGCCCGGCGGAAGAAGTAGCGCGGAGGAAGAGGATGCCGAGATCAGTCGCGAAAGGCGCGTTTGTCGATGGGCACTTGCTCAAGAAGGTCGAGC
The DNA window shown above is from Nitrospira tepida and carries:
- the rplB gene encoding 50S ribosomal protein L2, which codes for MALRIYQPTSPGRRGMTALTGEELSKKRPEKALTVFLHRTGGRNSDGHQTLRFRGAGHKRLYRQIDFKRNKLAIPAKVVAIEYDPNRSARIALLHYRDGEKRYILAPDGLAVGRTVESGPEVEVRVGNALPLANMPLGTTVHNIELRPGKGGQLIRSAGSFAQVMGRDGGYVQIRLKSGEMRKVLGACMATVGQVGNLDHENIAVGKAGRSRWLGRRPHVRGVVMNPVDHPHGGGEGKSGQGNPHPVSPWGLPTKGYKTRNNKSTEKFIIARRKK
- the rplD gene encoding 50S ribosomal protein L4, giving the protein MPSVDVVDLNKRKVGTVELPAAVFGQTANKVLVHEAVVMQRAGERQGTASTLRRGEVSGSGKKPWKQKHTGRARAGSVRSPVWRHGGSVFGPKPRSYGYGIPKQKYHRALQMALSSKVAAGDLVVVDDLTMAAPKTRQLEKVLAQLGVKKTSLLVVGEGAGDVVKAARNLPGVKVVSPERLSVYDVLRYDSLVIAQPILSRIQEAWA
- the rplW gene encoding 50S ribosomal protein L23 codes for the protein MSEKLHQVLIRPLITEKVTSLRESGNTVAFVVSSRANRVEVRRAVESLLKVKVERVNILNVMGKTKRLGRFVGKKQDWKKALVTLKAGEKLELYESV